One window of Flavobacterium dauae genomic DNA carries:
- the rlmF gene encoding 23S rRNA (adenine(1618)-N(6))-methyltransferase RlmF: MNHSKDKLHPRSFHNKPYNFQELTVKVPELKQFIVKNCEGTDTILFANPKAVYFLNKALLLHFYNVDYWEIPNQNLTPPIPGRADYIHYLADLLNTDNANKTTILDIGTGASLVYPLIGASVYHWNFVATDIEPKSIETAQEIISKNAHFTSKISLRLQSDTKKILSGIITKDDYFDAVMCNPPFFKSKKEAEAQTIRKLKGLDKRKTLKLTNNFSGKSNELWCNGGELSFVLNYITESMLYKKQVGWFTSLISKEYHLKPLQIQLKKSTKEIKVIDMAQGNKKSRILAWRF, encoded by the coding sequence ATGAATCATTCAAAAGATAAATTGCACCCTCGCAGTTTTCACAACAAACCTTATAACTTTCAGGAATTAACTGTAAAAGTTCCCGAATTAAAACAATTCATTGTAAAAAATTGCGAAGGAACTGATACAATTTTATTTGCCAACCCAAAAGCAGTTTATTTTTTAAATAAAGCCTTGTTGCTACATTTTTATAATGTGGATTATTGGGAAATTCCCAATCAAAATTTGACACCGCCAATTCCGGGCCGTGCCGATTATATTCATTATTTAGCCGATTTGTTGAATACTGATAATGCTAATAAAACTACTATTTTAGATATTGGAACAGGTGCAAGTTTGGTATATCCGTTAATTGGAGCTTCGGTTTATCATTGGAATTTTGTTGCAACCGATATCGAACCAAAATCAATAGAAACAGCTCAAGAAATTATCAGTAAAAATGCACATTTTACTTCAAAAATTTCGTTACGACTTCAATCGGATACTAAAAAAATACTTTCAGGAATCATTACTAAAGATGATTATTTTGATGCGGTAATGTGCAATCCGCCGTTTTTTAAATCGAAGAAAGAAGCCGAAGCACAAACCATTCGCAAATTAAAAGGATTAGATAAACGAAAAACCTTAAAACTAACTAATAATTTTTCGGGCAAAAGCAATGAACTGTGGTGTAATGGTGGCGAATTATCGTTTGTGCTGAACTATATAACAGAAAGTATGCTGTATAAAAAACAGGTTGGCTGGTTTACAAGTTTAATATCTAAAGAATATCATTTAAAACCGTTACAAATACAGCTAAAAAAATCAACCAAAGAAATTAAGGTAATTGATATGGCTCAAGGCAATAAAAAAAGTCGAATTTTAGCTTGGCGGTTTTAA
- a CDS encoding o-succinylbenzoate synthase, translated as MKATYKKYILNFKQPSGTSRGVLTTKETYFLIIEENGKKGIGECGLFKGLSYDDKLDYSDKLQWVCDHIELGVDALWNELREWPSIQFGVEQAFLSLQSNNPFVLFPSRFTESTKAIPINGLVWMGSPEFMRQQIVDKIANGFNCIKIKIGAIDFKEELNLIAGIRKDFSPEMIEIRVDANGGFNSTDALSKIKQLSGYKLHSIEQPVKQKQYDSMAGLCEKTPIPIALDEELIGVINYSDKENLLQKIRPQYIILKPSLVGGFKGSQEWIKIAEKLNIGWWVTSALESNIGLNAIAQWTFTLENNMPQGLGTGGLFTNNFETNLYVKNGHLWYDDSKKILSEKIINQLEVN; from the coding sequence ATGAAAGCAACATATAAAAAGTACATATTAAACTTTAAACAGCCATCTGGCACTTCACGTGGTGTGTTAACTACTAAAGAAACATATTTTTTAATTATAGAAGAAAACGGCAAAAAGGGGATAGGTGAGTGCGGTTTGTTTAAAGGATTGAGTTATGATGATAAATTGGATTATTCGGACAAATTGCAATGGGTGTGTGATCATATTGAATTAGGGGTTGATGCTCTATGGAATGAACTAAGAGAATGGCCGTCGATACAGTTTGGAGTTGAACAAGCATTTTTATCGCTGCAAAGTAATAATCCATTTGTTTTGTTTCCTTCCAGATTTACCGAAAGTACAAAAGCGATACCAATTAACGGTTTGGTTTGGATGGGTTCACCTGAATTTATGAGACAACAAATTGTTGATAAAATTGCAAACGGATTTAACTGTATAAAAATCAAAATCGGAGCCATTGATTTTAAAGAAGAATTGAATTTAATAGCAGGAATCAGAAAAGATTTTTCGCCCGAAATGATCGAAATTAGGGTTGATGCTAATGGCGGATTTAACTCTACTGATGCTTTAAGCAAAATAAAACAACTGTCTGGTTATAAATTACATAGTATTGAACAACCTGTTAAACAAAAGCAATATGACAGTATGGCAGGGTTGTGTGAAAAAACTCCAATTCCAATAGCATTAGACGAAGAGTTAATTGGAGTGATAAATTACAGCGATAAAGAAAATCTATTGCAAAAAATACGTCCACAATACATCATTTTAAAGCCCAGTTTGGTTGGTGGTTTTAAAGGTTCGCAAGAATGGATTAAAATTGCCGAAAAATTAAACATCGGTTGGTGGGTAACATCTGCTTTAGAAAGTAATATTGGATTAAATGCTATTGCCCAATGGACGTTTACTTTAGAAAATAATATGCCACAAGGCTTAGGAACCGGAGGTTTGTTTACCAATAATTTTGAAACTAACTTATATGTAAAAAACGGACATTTGTGGTATGATGATTCAAAAAAAATTCTTTCGGAAAAAATAATAAATCAATTAGAAGTTAATTAG
- a CDS encoding metal-dependent hydrolase — protein sequence MKITYYGHASLSIEINGKNIIVDPFISANELAKHIDINALKANYILITHAHGDHILDVETIAKNTDAIIVSNAEIAGYYENKGFKTHPMNHGGTWDFDFGKVKYVNAIHSSSFPDGSYGGQPGGFVIEAEGKNIYIAGDTALTYDMKLIPMKNPLDLAVLPIGSNFTMDVDDAAIAAEFLNVNKVLGYHYDTFGYIKIDHESAKQKFTNKNKELILLPVGESIEI from the coding sequence ATGAAAATAACTTATTACGGACACGCATCATTAAGCATCGAAATAAACGGAAAAAATATTATTGTAGATCCTTTTATTTCGGCTAACGAACTGGCAAAACACATTGATATTAACGCCTTAAAGGCCAATTATATTTTAATTACGCACGCACACGGCGATCACATTTTAGATGTGGAAACCATTGCCAAAAACACCGATGCTATCATTGTTTCAAATGCCGAAATTGCAGGATATTACGAAAACAAAGGTTTTAAAACGCATCCTATGAACCACGGTGGTACATGGGATTTTGACTTTGGAAAAGTAAAATATGTCAACGCGATTCACTCAAGCAGTTTTCCCGATGGATCTTATGGCGGACAACCCGGAGGTTTTGTGATTGAAGCCGAAGGAAAAAACATTTACATTGCCGGCGATACCGCATTAACGTATGATATGAAGTTAATTCCTATGAAAAATCCGTTAGATTTAGCGGTTTTGCCAATCGGAAGCAACTTTACTATGGATGTGGATGATGCGGCCATTGCAGCCGAATTTTTAAACGTGAATAAAGTTTTGGGGTATCATTACGATACTTTTGGATACATTAAAATTGATCACGAAAGTGCCAAACAAAAATTTACAAATAAAAATAAAGAATTGATTTTACTGCCTGTTGGCGAATCAATAGAGATATAA